In one window of Helianthus annuus cultivar XRQ/B chromosome 17, HanXRQr2.0-SUNRISE, whole genome shotgun sequence DNA:
- the LOC110923675 gene encoding arabinosyltransferase XEG113 translates to MLDVAPPSSPNQTLDSTSLRVGDGKPKSIWVAPAPGSKMPPLETFRLTKEMVQERVKDNVIITTFGNYAFMDFILTWVKRLTDLGVENLLVGAMDIELLEALYRKGVPVFDMGSHMSEIDVGWGSPTFHKIGREKVILIDSMLPFGFELLMCDSDMVWLKNPLPYLARYPEADILTSTDQVTPTVTDERLDNWQEVGGAYNIGMFHWRPTDSAKRLAKEWKEMLLADENVWDQAGFNDLLHKQLGPPVDDESGLVYAYDGTLKLGLLPASIFCSGHTYFIQAMYQQLRLKPYAVHTTFQIGSEGKRHRLREAMVFYDPPEYYDSPGGFLTFKPSIPKSLLLDGEHNLQTHFSLVNYQMKQIRTALAIASILNRTLVMPPVWCRLDKLWFPHSGIIAGSMTRQPFICPLDHVFEVHTMLKALPVEEYGPGNNIREYSFFDNPSTPAQVKDSWLDVQLCQQGSEKCQSNITNTTRVLRFPKHNNEETLTTLLSPLKDVKVIQFSSMQDAFLGFSDKASEEKFRKRVKRYVGIWCCVGGHDPGHIYYDMYWDEKPDWKPLPPQTPEDDHPYR, encoded by the exons ATGTTAGATGTGGCACCACCATCTTCCCCAAATCAAACACTTGATTCTACTTCACTAAGAGTAGGTGATGGGAAACCAAAATCTATTTGGGTAGCACCCGCGCCAGGTTCAAAGATGCCTCCATTGGAGACATTTCGGTTAACCAAAGAAATGGTTCAAGAAAGGGTGAAAGATAATGTTATAATTACAACATTTGGTAACTACGCTTTCATGGACTTTATCCTCACATGGGTTAAGCGCTTGACAGATTTGGGCGTCGAGAATCTTCTTGTTG GTGCAATGGACATAGAGCTATTGGAGGCTTTGTATCGGAAGGGTGTACCGGTTTTTGATATGGGGAGTCATATGAGCGAAATAGACGTTGGATGGGGATCGCCAACTTTTCATAAAATAGGAAGGGAAAAAGTCATTCTCATTGATTCAATGCTACCCTTTGGTTTTGAATTACTCATGTGTGATAGTGATATGGTTTGGTTGAAG AATCCACTCCCGTATCTTGCGCGTTATCCTGAAGCAGATATATTAACATCAACCGATCAAGTTACACCAACGGTAACTGATGAGCGGTTAGACAACTGGCAAGAAG TTGGAGGCGCATACAATATAGGTATGTTCCACTGGCGACCAACGGATTCGGCTAAAAGATTGGCGAAAGAATGGAAAGAAATGCTTTTAGCTGATGAGAACGTATGGGACCAAGCCGGTTTCAATGATCTTTTGCACAAGCAGCTAGGCCCACCGGTTGATGACGAAAGTGGACTTGTTTATGCTTATGATGGAACTCTAAAGCTTGGGCTTTTGCCTGCTAGTATATTTTGTAGTGGCCATACTTATTTTATTCAG GCCATGTATCAACAATTGAGATTGAAGCCATATGCTGTACATACCACATTTCAAATCGGCTCTGAGGGAAAACGCCACAGGTTACGTGAAGCTATGGTTTTCTACGATCCACCAGAATATTATGACTCACCAg GAGGTTTCTTGACATTCAAGCCATCTATTCCAAAAAGCTTATTACTTGATGGGGAACATAATCTTCAAACACATTTCAGTCTTGTTAATTACCAA ATGAAGCAAATAAGGACTGCCCTTGCCATAGCATCAATTTTAAACCGTACATTG GTTATGCCTCCGGTGTGGTGTAGGTTGGATAAATTATGGTTTCCACATTCTGGAATTATCGCAGGGTCGATGACAAGACAACCGTTCATCTGTCCTCTGGATCATGTATTTGAG GTGCATACAATGTTAAAGGCATTGCCCGTTGAGGAATATGGGCCAGGAAACAATATAAGAGAGTATTCTTTCTTTGACAATCCGTCGACGCCTGCACAG GTTAAGGATTCATGGCTTGATGTACAATTATGTCAACAAGGGTCGGAAAAGTGCCAATCAAACATTACAAACACAACTAGAGTACTCAGATTTCCAAAGCACAACAACGAAGAAACG TTGACAACATTGTTATCCCCATTGAAAGATGTCAAAGTCATCCAATTTTCATCAATGCAAGATGCCTTCCTAGGATTCTCTGACAAG GCGAGTGAAGAAAAATTCAGGAAGCGTGTGAAGCGATATGTTGGAATATGGTGTTGTGTTGGTGGCCACGATCCAGGTCACATTTATTATGACATGTATTGGGACGAAAAACCTGATTGGAAGCCTCTCCCTCCCCAAACCCCAGAAGACGATCATCCTTATAGATGA